The Besnoitia besnoiti strain Bb-Ger1 chromosome IV, whole genome shotgun sequence genome contains a region encoding:
- a CDS encoding adaptor complexes medium subunit family protein (encoded by transcript BESB_052680), producing the protein MESLFVLNEAGTFLLEKHYGVRTPRDACGPLLQRLVVSQNSARSSKAGALSGSRGSHALPRVMWGARGTVLVHAQHNNLLFVGAASKDVEPLLLLNLLQRMHSTLAWYCGSAATSSLPASSVFAGASSEFLLTEEALRKHYSLVYVLLDEMSSCGYPATVQGNILQMLVRRPSVMEAAMKLVNGSSRVLSSLAASFGLAGSQAAAGGPNGPGAQRAFAALESEAGAGMGRGSGMGEGGGISGAGSDCWWRRGNVHYASNEVYVDVVEAIHAIVDAEGKMLQASVSGVIQMNSRLSGLPELCLTPRRPALLQDASFHPCVKLPRFKRDGVVAFCPPDGDFVLASYWLCDSKFTLPLSVSGSVAFPASASGASAPAGAKFGLYPTPHSVSARRDGGSAGAPGLGTGRLELRLAPFCPVGAAAAPGSAAGSASLNSGVMEAVLVCVPLPSFVDGATLTASCGNIRFLHGSSCLLWEVSSLAFDAPTQKAEGTLTLVAEEAKRVDVISPCETSLVASVQFLIKNWVPSGFKLDSLDVSNINVPPYKGCRYSTVAGSVEFRIDARPQ; encoded by the exons ATGGAGTCGCTGTTCGTCCTGAATGAGGCGGGGACGTTTCTCCTGGAGAAGCACTACGGCGTCCGCACACCTCGAGACGCGTGCGGCCcgcttctccagcgcctggTGGTCTCGCAGAACTCCGCCAGAAGCAGCAAAGCGGGCGCCCTCTCGGGCTCCAGGggcagccacgcgctgccgcgagTCATGTGGGGGGCGCGAGGGACGGTGCTGGTTCACGCGCAGCACAACAATCTGCTTTTCGTCGGAGCCGCTTCGAAAGAC GtcgagccgctgctgcttctcaaTCTTCTACAGCGCATGCACAGCACGCTGGCGTGGTACTGCGGGTCGGCCGCGACGTCATCGCTGCCCGCGTCGTCGGTattcgccggcgcgagctccGAGTTCCTCCtcacggaggaggcgctgcggaagcaCTACTCCCTCGTCTACGTCTTGCTCGACGAGATGAGCTCCTGCGGCTACCCTGCAACTGTTCAGGGAAACATTCTGCAGATGCTGGTCCGAAGGCCCTCCGTCATGGAGGCTGCGATGAAACTC GTGAACGGCTCGTCTCGCGTGCTCAGTTCGCTCGCCGCTTCGTTCGGGCTTGCCGggtcgcaggccgcggcaggcggtcCCAACGGGCCTGGAGCCCAgcgggccttcgcggcaCTGGAGTCGGAGGCCG GCGCCGGCATGGGGCGGGGCAGTGGCATGGGAGAGGGTGGAGGCatcagcggcgccggcagcgactgTTGGTGGCGCCGAGGGAACGTTCACTACGCGTCGAACGAGGTCTATGTCGACGTCGTCGAGGCGATTCACGCCATCGTTGACGC CGAAGGCAAGATGCTACAGGCGTCGGTTAGCGGCGTCATCCAGATGAACAGTCGC CTGAGCGGGTTGCCGGAGCTCTGTCTCACGCCACGGCGCCCTGCGCTACTGCAGGATGCCTCCTTTCATCCTTGCGTTAA GCTGCCGCGCTTCAAGAGggacggcgtcgtcgccttctgtccCCCAGACGGCGACTTTGTTCTCGCTTCTTACTG gctctGCGACAGCAAGTTCACGTTgccgctctctgtctccggcAGCGTCGCGTTCCCGGCAAGCGCCTCTggggcctcggcgcctgcgggcgccaAGTTCGGGCTCTACCCCACACCCCAcagtgtctccgcgcggaggGACGGCGGGTCTGCGGGGGCCCCGGGGCTGGGGACGGGCCGGTTggagctgcggctcgcgccaTTCTGCcccgtcggcgccgcagccgcgccgggaAGCGCGGCAGGCAGTGCGAGTCTGAACTCTGGCGTCATGGAGGCagtcctcgtctgcgtgccGCTGCCGTCCTTCGTGGACGGGGCGACCCTGACTGCGAGCTGCGGAAACATTCGCTTCCTGCACGGTTCTTCG TGTCTACTCTGGGAAGTTAGCTCTCTGGCGTTTGACGCGCCGACTCAGAAGGCGGAAGGCACG CTCACACTcgtcgcagaggaggcgaagcgcgtcgaTGTCATTTCACCCTGCGAAACCTC GCTGGTGGCTTCAGTGCAGTTCCTTATCAAGAACTGGGTGCCGTCTGGTTTCAAG CTGGACTCTTTGGACGTTTCGAACATCAATGTGCCGCCGTACAAAGGCTGTCGGTACAGCACAGTCGCAG GTTCGGTGGAGTTCCGCATCGATGCCCGCCCGCAGTGA